In Chiloscyllium punctatum isolate Juve2018m chromosome 52, sChiPun1.3, whole genome shotgun sequence, a single genomic region encodes these proteins:
- the LOC140470658 gene encoding histone H1-like — protein sequence MSDSAAAETAPPASAPTKVKAPKKKAAAPRKKTPGPGLGELILKVVGDIKDRKGTSLSALKKALERSGIDVGKRNAQIKMSIRRCLTNGSLVLVKGQGVSGSFKLPKNPVKAKAGKKAGTSAASKKPAVKKSPVKKAKAKRSPAKKATVKKSQAKKVIAKKSPAKKASGKKTAPPKKAVSKAAPKKRTPVKKLKKAKGPKAPKPLSKPAKGKAKPKAKVTKTAAKK from the coding sequence ATGAGCGACAGTGCAGCCGCCGAAACGGCTCCTCCAGCCTCCGCTCCCACCAAAGTCAAGGCTCCCAAGAAGAAGGCGGCGGCTCCCAGGAAAAAAACACCCGGTCCCGGGTTGGGAGAGCTGATTTTGAAGGTTGTCGGGGATATCAAGGATCGCAAAGGAACGTCTCTGTCCGCTTTAAAGAAGGCGCTGGAGAGAAGCGGGATCGATGTGGGAAAGCGAAATGCACAGATCAAGATGAGTATCAGGAGGTGCCTGACGAACGGCTCCCTTGTTCTGGTCAAGGGCCAGGGCGTCTCCGGCTCCTTCAAACTCCCAAAGAATCCAGTCAAGGCAAAAGCGGGAAAGAAGGCGGGAACATCAGCGGCCTCCAAGAAACCGGCCGTGAAGAAATCACCGGTCAAGAAAGCGAAAGCGAAGAGATCCCCAGCCAAGAAAGCGACAGTCAAGAAATCCCAGGCCAAGAAAGTGATAGCCAAGAAATCCCCAGCCAAGAAAGCGAGCGGCAAGAAGACGGCACCGCCAAAGAAAGCGGTGAGCAAAGCAGCGCCAAAGAAACGGACTCCCGTGAAGAAGTTGAAAAAGGCCAAGGGCCCTAAAGCCCCCAAACCCCTCAGCAAACCGGCTAAAGGCAAGGCCAAGCCCAAAGCGAAAGTGACCAAGACAGCAGCAAAGAAATGA